A stretch of Carya illinoinensis cultivar Pawnee chromosome 14, C.illinoinensisPawnee_v1, whole genome shotgun sequence DNA encodes these proteins:
- the LOC122294289 gene encoding sanguinarine reductase isoform X2 gives MFMASRLPGFIPIPVSPFPVEVFSRPPQRIPCLTLPPSSSYSLVASSESISSSRRGSPALNAVKEELIQSPSSVPTHDSRTTPSSSSKLVLVVGGSGGVGQLVVASLLSRNIKSRLLLREPEKAITLFGEQDEETLEVFKGDTRNPEDLDPSIFEGVTHVICCTGTTAFPSRRWDRDNTPERVDWEGVRNLVSALPSSLKRIVLVSSVGVTKSSELPWSIMNLFGVLKFKKMGEDFLRESGLPFTILRPGRLTDGPYTSYDLNTLLKATSGQRRAVLIGQGDKLIGEASRLVVAEACVQALDIESTEGKTYEINSVEGEGPGSDPQKWQELFDAAEGQ, from the exons ATGTTCATGGCTTCCCGACTCCCTGGATTCATTCCAATTCCCGTTTCCCCATTCCCAGTTGAGGTATTCTCGAGACCCCCTCAACGGATTCCTTGTCTTACCCTTCCACCGTCAAGTTCTTACTCCCTAGTTGCTTCTTCTGAGAGCATTTCGAGCTCTAGAAGAGGATCACCGGCACTTAACGCTGTCAAGGAGGAACTCATCCAATCCCCAAGTTCAGTACCTACCCATGATTCCAGAACCACTCCTTCTTCGTCTTCTAAGCTCGTTCTCGTCGTGGGCGGCTCCGGCGGCGTTG GGCAGTTGGTAGTGGCATCATTGCTCAGCCGGAATATCAAATCTCGGTTATTACTACGAGAACCTGAGAAAGCAATCACCTTGTTTGGTGAACAAGATGAGGAGACATTGGAG GTGTTTAAAGGGGATACTCGAAACCCGGAGGATCTAGATCCATCTATATTTGAG GGAGTCACACATGTAATTTGCTGTACAGGAACAACAGCCTTTCCTTCAAGACGGTGGGATAGGGATAATACACCAGAAAGAGTAG ATTGGGAGGGTGTGAGAAATCTTGTATCTGCACTGCCCTCTTCACTGAAGAGAATTGTTCTTGTTTCATCAGTAGGCGTAACAAAGTCCAGTGAACTACCTTGGAG catTATGAATCTCTTTGGTGTTCTGAAATTTAAAAAGATGGGAGAGGATTTTCTTCGCGAATCTGGCCTTCCATTTACCATATTAAG ACCTGGTAGATTGACAGATGGACCTTACACGTCATATGATCTAAATACTTTGCTCAAAGCTACTTCTGGGCAAAGACGTGCAGTCCTTATAGGTCAAG GAGATAAACTTATTGGAGAGGCCAGCAGACTTGTAGTTGCAGAAGCATGCGTGCAGGCACTGGACATAGAATCTACTGAAGGGAAAACTTACGAAATTAATTCAGTTGAG GGGGAAGGGCCAGGAAGTGATCCACAAAAGTGGCAAGAGCTATTCGATGCTGCGGAAGGCCAATGA
- the LOC122294289 gene encoding sanguinarine reductase isoform X1 — MFMASRLPGFIPIPVSPFPVEVFSRPPQRIPCLTLPPSSSYSLVASSESISSSRRGSPALNAVKEELIQSPSSVPTHDSRTTPSSSSKLVLVVGGSGGVGQLVVASLLSRNIKSRLLLREPEKAITLFGEQDEETLEVFKGDTRNPEDLDPSIFEGVTHVICCTGTTAFPSRRWDRDNTPERVDWEGVRNLVSALPSSLKRIVLVSSVGVTKSSELPWSIMNLFGVLKFKKMGEDFLRESGLPFTILRPGRLTDGPYTSYDLNTLLKATSGQRRAVLIGQGDKLIGEASRLVVAEACVQALDIESTEGKTYEINSVEHRKWTHSKYCDNYNLRIWSGEGPGSDPQKWQELFDAAEGQ; from the exons ATGTTCATGGCTTCCCGACTCCCTGGATTCATTCCAATTCCCGTTTCCCCATTCCCAGTTGAGGTATTCTCGAGACCCCCTCAACGGATTCCTTGTCTTACCCTTCCACCGTCAAGTTCTTACTCCCTAGTTGCTTCTTCTGAGAGCATTTCGAGCTCTAGAAGAGGATCACCGGCACTTAACGCTGTCAAGGAGGAACTCATCCAATCCCCAAGTTCAGTACCTACCCATGATTCCAGAACCACTCCTTCTTCGTCTTCTAAGCTCGTTCTCGTCGTGGGCGGCTCCGGCGGCGTTG GGCAGTTGGTAGTGGCATCATTGCTCAGCCGGAATATCAAATCTCGGTTATTACTACGAGAACCTGAGAAAGCAATCACCTTGTTTGGTGAACAAGATGAGGAGACATTGGAG GTGTTTAAAGGGGATACTCGAAACCCGGAGGATCTAGATCCATCTATATTTGAG GGAGTCACACATGTAATTTGCTGTACAGGAACAACAGCCTTTCCTTCAAGACGGTGGGATAGGGATAATACACCAGAAAGAGTAG ATTGGGAGGGTGTGAGAAATCTTGTATCTGCACTGCCCTCTTCACTGAAGAGAATTGTTCTTGTTTCATCAGTAGGCGTAACAAAGTCCAGTGAACTACCTTGGAG catTATGAATCTCTTTGGTGTTCTGAAATTTAAAAAGATGGGAGAGGATTTTCTTCGCGAATCTGGCCTTCCATTTACCATATTAAG ACCTGGTAGATTGACAGATGGACCTTACACGTCATATGATCTAAATACTTTGCTCAAAGCTACTTCTGGGCAAAGACGTGCAGTCCTTATAGGTCAAG GAGATAAACTTATTGGAGAGGCCAGCAGACTTGTAGTTGCAGAAGCATGCGTGCAGGCACTGGACATAGAATCTACTGAAGGGAAAACTTACGAAATTAATTCAGTTGAG CACAGAAAATGGACTCATTCGAAATATTGTGACAATTACAATTTGAGAATTTGGTCG GGGGAAGGGCCAGGAAGTGATCCACAAAAGTGGCAAGAGCTATTCGATGCTGCGGAAGGCCAATGA
- the LOC122293790 gene encoding uncharacterized protein LOC122293790 produces the protein MTPEMNEELIQIFIEKEMATALHQMNPTKAPSPNGMAPIFYQKYWHIVGKDVLSAVLHALNFGKFPVDLNHTFITLISKKKKLEIVANYRLISRCNVSYKLISKVLANRLKAILPHVISSSQSAFKLLEKYEEASSQQVNRGKTSMVFSRNLCPGLQDELMSLWGHKTMNQSMAKGAIQTSDTTVDSLIDCDTNWWDLEKVKVVLQPRAATEVLKYLLTLGNNKDRLIWEKEKDGKYSEKVPTSYFVI, from the exons ATGACACCTGAGATGAATGAAGAACTCatacaaatttttattgaaaaggAGATGGCGACTGCTTTACATCAAATGAACCCAACAAAAGCTCCAAGTCCTAATGGCATGGCACCAATATTCTATCAAAAATATTGGCACATAGTTGGTAAGGATGTCCTTTCTGCAGTGTTACATGCTTTAAACTTCGGTAAGTTTCCTGTTGATCTTAACCACACTTTCATTACTCTCATTTCTAAGAAGAAGAAGCTTGAGATTGTTGCCAATTATAGACTCATTAGTCGTTGTAATGTGAGCTATAAATTGATCTCAAAAGTGCTAGCAAATAGGCTAAAGGCTATTCTCCCTCATGTGATTTCTAGTTCACAGAGTGCTTTT AAACTGCTGGAGAAATATGAGGAAGCCTCAAGTCAACAAGTTAATAGAGGGAAAACTTCAATGGTTTTTAGCAGGAATCTATGTCCCGGTCTTCAAGATGAGCTCATGTCTCTATGGGG GCATAAAACTATGAATCAAAGTATGGCTAAGGGTGCAATCCAAACTAGTGATACAACAGTGGATAGTCTTATAGATTGCGACACTAATTGGTGGGATCTTGAGAAAGTAAAGGTTGTTCTCCAACCTAGAGCTGCAACAGAGGTGTTGAAGTATCTACTCACACTTGGTAATAATAAAGATAGACTAATTTGGGAGAAGGAGAAAGATGGGAAATACAGTGAAAAAGTGCCTACAAGTTACTTTGTGATATGA